TCTGCGTTTTCAGGAGGGAAAATAGCGATCGCAAAACAAGTCCGCAGGATATCGAGTCAGGATATGGACGATAGGCTCCCCTCGGCACAAACCTAATTTATTAAGACTTGTGAACAAAGTCAATCATCAACTGGATAAACAGCAATTGAGGCGATCGCTTCTCAAAACACGGCAATTGATGCCTGTGGAGGAATGGAGAGAAAAGAGCGATCGCATCTGCACCCACCTCGAATCTTCCTACCTATTTACCCAATCCAAAACTGTCTTAGCTTATTTCAGTTTTCGACAAGAACCTGACCTCAGCCCTCTAATTAGCGATTGTCGCCAATGGGGATTTCCTCGCTGTGTTGGCGATAGTCTTATTTGGCATCTCTGGAAACCCGGAGACTCCCTACAAAAAGGCGCTTATGGTATTCTTGAACCGCACCCAGATAGCCCCGTTTTACACTCAACCGAGGTAGATTTAATTCTTGTGCCATCTGTAGCTTGTGATGTGCGGGGATATCGTTTAGGTTATGGTGGCGGTTATTACGATCGCTTGCTCAATTCATCCGAATGGTCAACCAAATTAACTATCGGCATTGTCTTCGACCTTGCTTGCTCCCTAGAGCTGCCGATTGATAGCTGGGATAAATCTTTGCAGGGTGTCTGTACAGAAATGGGGTTGAGAATGATGCGATGAAGTCTCAAAATCTCAATTTTAAATTTTCAATTTCCGCGCAGAGGACATTGTCCTCTGCGCTCCAACCACCTACTTAGAACAAGCATTTGGTTAGACAAATATACTTACTATAATATGACTTAATTATATTAAAAGCAAGAGTTTTCTCAAAAACAAATATTATAACTTGTCGGTAAAAACAGCAATATTTATTCATTTTACATTGACAAATTTAAAGTAGAAAAAGCAGCTATTATCGCCCAATGATAAATCCTAAAACTCAAAAAACAAACGCAATTTCTCGCATTTTTACCAATCAAAACTCAAAAGTTAAAACTTTTTGGATGTATGGGTTACTAGGAGCGATCGCGCTAGTGATGCTTTTTCCCCTACTTTGGCTCATCAGTACCTCCTTAAAATCTCCCACTGAAAATATTTTTCAGTTCCCACCCCAGTTAGTGCCACGAGAGCCAACATTCCAAAACTTCATCACAGTTTGGCAAACCAATCCCTTTGGTCAGTATTTGTTCAACAGTACCCTGGTGGCAGTGCTGACGGTGGGCTTAAATCTGCTGTTCTGCTCGCTTGCCGCTTACCCGCTGGCACGGCTGGATTTCCGAGGACGAGACATGGTTTTTGCGGCTGTCGTCTCCACGATTATGATTCCGTTCCAAATCGTGATGATTCCCCTGTACATCTTGACCGTGCAGCTAGGTTTGAGAAATACCTATTTGGGTGTTATTTTGCCAAGCATCGCCTCTGCCTTCGGGATTTTCCTGCTGCGGCAAGCATTTCAGGGCGTTCCCAAAGAACTGGAAGAAGCCGCTCGGATGGATGGCTGCTCGGAGCTGGGCTTGTGGTGGCACGTCATGCTTCCGGCAATTCGCCCAGCACTGGTGACGCTGGCAATCTTTGTGTTTATCGGTTCTTGGAGTGATTTCCTCTGGCCCTTAATTGTCCTCGACCGACCCGAATATTACACCCTCCCCTTAGGCGTCGCCACCCTTGCCGGGGCATTATCCCTAGATTGGCGACTGGTTGCGGCGGGTTCTGTCATTTCCATTACTCCAGTGCTGCTTGTCTTCCTCTTTTTGCAGCGATATATTGTGCCGACAGATGTAGGTAGCGGCGTCAAAGGTTAATGGCGCTTCAGATCAAGGCGATCGCGCAAAGATTTATCAAACCACCCTATCCAACCAGGGATTTCCCTTAGAAACAGACACAGCGGTGCCACTGTTAGCTTGATTTTCAGTTCCAAGAGTCCTAAATTCAACGCGAAAGCGATCGCGCACGAGAGATTTAAGTGGATTCATCTCGATTTAAGTCATGCAATCGGGTGATGAAAACTCACCCAATCGGGTGAATTTTGGGGGAGCAACCTGGCTGTTTGCGAAATTTCAATGACTCAGCTGGATGTTTCAGAAGTACCGATTTAAATTCTTGCAGCGATTTCCTTCAGGAGCAGTCACTCTCTATGATTCACCACATTTCTCTCCCCGCTGAAAATCCCCTTCACGTCGCCAATGTCTTTGCAGAGATATGGAATGGAAAGGTTGCCCCATTCCCACCAAACCCAGGCAGTTATATCGTTATTGCCGGCGATGAGTACGGGACGATGATTGAGATTTATCCGGTTGGTACCGAAATGATACCTGGTGAAGGTTACGAGCAGGCAGCATTCATTCAAAACGTTTTGTACTCACCGTTTACAGCTACCCATGCTGCCATATCTGTACCGACGAGCCAAGAACAGATTGAGAAAATTGCCACCCGTGAAGGCTGGCGTGTGCTGCGCTGTAACCGGGACTCGTTTTTTGACGTGATCGAGTTGTGGATTGAGAACAAGCTATTGATTGAACTGCTTCCCCCAGAGATTGCTCCTCAATACGTAGCATTTATGCAGCCACAAAACTTGGAGAAGTTGTTCTTTGCCACTGCTACAGCAGCGTGAAACGTCAATTAGGTAGGGTAAGTATTTCCCACCCTGCCTAATCAGACAAAGTTGATTCGCTCGTTAATCTTTTAAATTCTGCTCGGAAGAACAACTGAAGACGTAAGAGGCATAGAAATTAGATTTCTTCCGGATATTTCTACATTGTCTATGTAAAACAAAGATTAGTTAGATGCACCCTGATATTTACCCCTGGACACAAGCCAGGGGTTTTTCTTTTGAAGGGGTTATTTTGACCGATTGATATTTTCCGGAGTTGGGATGTAATTCCTTGAGGCTAGCTAGAACAGATTTCTGATAATCTTTGGGGGAGTTTGAGTGAGCGTTCGTCAATGGTTGTTGTCTAACTGGCGTCGTGTTTTTCTACTCCTCGTGTTGGGAAGTGCCGCGATCGCTCCAGCGACGATCTACTATGTGAGTGCAGTTACCAGAAGCGATCGCTACACCGATCCCGCCCAGGTTCCGGCTCAGCACGTCGCCATTGTTCTTGGTGCAGGCGTATTGCCCGACGGTAGCCCAACGCCGATGCTAGCCGATCGGGTGGAAGCGGCTGTGCAACTTTATCAGATGGGTCGTGTTAAAAAACTCTTGATGACGGGCGATAATAGTCGCACCGACTACGATGAGGTGAGCGTGATGCAACGCTACGCAAGCGATCGCGGTGTACCTGCTGCTGATATTACTCTGGATTATGCGGGTTTCAGCACTTATGAAAGTTGCTATCGCGCACGAGAGATTTTTGGTGTGACGCAGGCGGTTGTCATCACGCAGCAGTTCCACCTGTCACGCGCCGTGTATACTTGCCGTCAATTAGGTGTGAATGCGATCGGCTTGGGTACACCCGATTGGGGACGGTATGGAGATGAGGTAATGAAATCCTATTCGACGCGGGAAGCACTAGCGACTGTAAAAGCCGTTTTGGAGGTTAATCTTATCCGCCCTCAACCAACTTTTTTAGGACAATTTGAGGGAATAAAGTAGGGGTAGGCAAATATTAGTAAAGATAGTAGACTTCTTGCACGGAGTTTTTTATAAAACCCCAGAGGCAAGAAGTCTATTTGTTTTACGATTTGATTGCTGCGACGCGATCGCTTTGCAAGCTAGAGAATAAACTTTCCCAGTCGGGAGAACTTTTACTCTCTTCTGCCTCTTTTACCTCAAAGGTGAGATTACACGCTTTGGGTTGTTCTAGCGAGCGCACGCACAATTCAGCAATATCTTCCCGGCTGACTTTGCCCCGAATATTGTCACCTTGCTCGAAAATTAACGCCTTGCCTCCCGGTTCTTCAGTCAACGCACAAGGTCTAATAATTGTGTAAGGAATTCCACTTTCGCGGATACTCTCTTCTCCGCGCAATTTCCAAGTCAGGATTCCTCCTAGTTGGTCGTTCATTCTCACCGCTGGTGGTTCTTCCTCTAAATTAATGCCAGGACGACCAGGACGAGTCACACCTGCCGAACTGATCATGACAAATTGAGGCATCGCGCCGCCATAAGCTTTGATAGATTCCACCTGCAAAGCAAAGCCGCCTGGTGAAAATTTTGGATTTAGTTCTCCGTCGTATTCAAACTTGCTCAACATCAATTGGAACGAGCAAATTTTGCTGGGATTAATGGGTTCGCCATCTTGCAAAGTTTTGGCACGAAAGACAGGAGTTAAGTCAGCGAAGGGAACGCGAACATCGATCCAGGTATTGGCTATGGTATCAAAGGAATAAGAATACGCAACGCCATCCCATCTGGATTCTGTGCGGATGAAAAATTTGTAGCGTTTTCCATCGCCTCTAACGCGCAATTCCACACCCTCGTATCCTGCCAAATTAATCGGAGTGTCGAAGTTGCGGGTGCGAACGGAAGCAAAACCACCAGAGTTGTCGGTTGACACGTTGCCAGCAAAAAGCGCCGTGCCTTCCACCAGTTGTATCCCACTCTGGCTTACGCCACCCATCACGACATCATCCACCGCGCCCCAAGTATTCTTGATGTCATCTGAAAGGTTGCTAAAATCAAATACTACTTTTTCAGCTCCCCCCTTCGTCTGAGGGCTAAAGTAGTTGGCAGCAACTTGCACTAAGTTCTTGATGCCTTGATAATCCACGATTTCCGGGCTGTCTATGACTTCGGGCATATAAAACTTGATACCCTGATAATACTTCGCCCGATCCGGTGTATCTCCCTCAACTGGCTGCACTCGAACACCAGTGCAACAAATCACAGCACTAACGTTCGACATCATTTCCGGAGTCAACGTTTCTGGGATGGTGATATCTCCCTCAAAGAGTTCTATATTGTCGCCAAGCATTTCCCGCACTTTCTGAGTATTTCTGACAAGGGCACGCACTGGATAACCCCGTTCAACCAGTCGCCCCACGACTCGCTTACCAACACCACCCGTCGCCCCAGCAACCAATATCACTCCCACGCGCTTTTCTCCAGTAGGTTTGTCTTGATTATCCTTGGTGCGACCTTGCAGCAACCGCTGAAGGCAGTTGAAGAAAGGAATCACCTCGAAATAGGTCAGCGTTTGCAAAAATCTGCCGAAATCCCATTTAGATCGGTTATTTTGATTCGTCATTTTCTTGTAAAATTCACGTTTTTAGCTGATTCCCTTTATCTTTGTTTAATAGCCCACTGATTTGAAAACAACTCTCTAATGGAGCAAGATCCTTCAGCCGTCAATGCTGAGACGAATTTACTCATCCTCGATCTTGATGGCACGGTGCGATCGCCACTCTCAAATCA
Above is a window of Coleofasciculus sp. FACHB-1120 DNA encoding:
- a CDS encoding CIA30 family protein, whose amino-acid sequence is MTNQNNRSKWDFGRFLQTLTYFEVIPFFNCLQRLLQGRTKDNQDKPTGEKRVGVILVAGATGGVGKRVVGRLVERGYPVRALVRNTQKVREMLGDNIELFEGDITIPETLTPEMMSNVSAVICCTGVRVQPVEGDTPDRAKYYQGIKFYMPEVIDSPEIVDYQGIKNLVQVAANYFSPQTKGGAEKVVFDFSNLSDDIKNTWGAVDDVVMGGVSQSGIQLVEGTALFAGNVSTDNSGGFASVRTRNFDTPINLAGYEGVELRVRGDGKRYKFFIRTESRWDGVAYSYSFDTIANTWIDVRVPFADLTPVFRAKTLQDGEPINPSKICSFQLMLSKFEYDGELNPKFSPGGFALQVESIKAYGGAMPQFVMISSAGVTRPGRPGINLEEEPPAVRMNDQLGGILTWKLRGEESIRESGIPYTIIRPCALTEEPGGKALIFEQGDNIRGKVSREDIAELCVRSLEQPKACNLTFEVKEAEESKSSPDWESLFSSLQSDRVAAIKS
- a CDS encoding ElyC/SanA/YdcF family protein — its product is MSVRQWLLSNWRRVFLLLVLGSAAIAPATIYYVSAVTRSDRYTDPAQVPAQHVAIVLGAGVLPDGSPTPMLADRVEAAVQLYQMGRVKKLLMTGDNSRTDYDEVSVMQRYASDRGVPAADITLDYAGFSTYESCYRAREIFGVTQAVVITQQFHLSRAVYTCRQLGVNAIGLGTPDWGRYGDEVMKSYSTREALATVKAVLEVNLIRPQPTFLGQFEGIK
- a CDS encoding carbohydrate ABC transporter permease, producing MINPKTQKTNAISRIFTNQNSKVKTFWMYGLLGAIALVMLFPLLWLISTSLKSPTENIFQFPPQLVPREPTFQNFITVWQTNPFGQYLFNSTLVAVLTVGLNLLFCSLAAYPLARLDFRGRDMVFAAVVSTIMIPFQIVMIPLYILTVQLGLRNTYLGVILPSIASAFGIFLLRQAFQGVPKELEEAARMDGCSELGLWWHVMLPAIRPALVTLAIFVFIGSWSDFLWPLIVLDRPEYYTLPLGVATLAGALSLDWRLVAAGSVISITPVLLVFLFLQRYIVPTDVGSGVKG
- a CDS encoding 5-formyltetrahydrofolate cyclo-ligase, which gives rise to MNKVNHQLDKQQLRRSLLKTRQLMPVEEWREKSDRICTHLESSYLFTQSKTVLAYFSFRQEPDLSPLISDCRQWGFPRCVGDSLIWHLWKPGDSLQKGAYGILEPHPDSPVLHSTEVDLILVPSVACDVRGYRLGYGGGYYDRLLNSSEWSTKLTIGIVFDLACSLELPIDSWDKSLQGVCTEMGLRMMR